A portion of the Phycisphaerales bacterium AB-hyl4 genome contains these proteins:
- a CDS encoding PhoPQ-activated pathogenicity-related family protein: MKQSSRFAGIGLGVVACLLCLASLALAPLAEARADDPTQALVDYVALEDDSFEWHVRQRTRLGNCDAVELTMTSQTWRGMTWQHRLFLIVPDNIADDADALLVIEGGRWSDSDAEPLAEGAPPAYPREATMLATFAQQLRAPVAILLNVPRQPIFNGRREDQAIAYTFDHYLNTGEQDWPLLLPMVKSAVRGMDAVQAFAKEDRGLQIDQFTVTGASKRGWTAWLAGAVDDRVMALAPMVIDMLNINEQFPHQVESWGVFSPRIDDYTKIDLANRIMTPRGQELRQIVDPHAYLDRLTQPKMVLLGTNDGYWTLDALNLYWDDLEGEKFIVYVPNADHDLSMDWQRILGGLQALHRHAVGEQALPELQWSYASTTEGVTLSIEPGESVSRVRLWSATADSRDFRKARWTSRNLAADDDGHYIAEVETPEQGYLAVYAELTYPRQLLPLHLATTIRMLPSGDEASVDAN, from the coding sequence ACTACGTTGCCCTCGAGGACGACAGCTTTGAATGGCATGTACGTCAGCGGACACGGCTGGGCAATTGCGACGCAGTGGAGTTGACGATGACCTCGCAGACATGGCGGGGCATGACGTGGCAGCATCGGCTGTTTCTGATCGTGCCGGACAATATCGCGGACGACGCGGACGCGTTGCTGGTGATCGAGGGCGGTCGGTGGAGCGACAGCGACGCCGAGCCGTTGGCGGAAGGCGCCCCGCCGGCCTACCCGCGAGAAGCGACGATGCTGGCGACCTTCGCGCAACAGTTGCGTGCGCCGGTGGCGATTCTGTTGAACGTGCCACGGCAGCCGATCTTCAACGGTCGGCGGGAAGACCAGGCGATTGCTTACACCTTTGATCATTACCTGAACACAGGCGAGCAGGATTGGCCGCTGTTGCTGCCGATGGTCAAGAGCGCGGTGCGGGGGATGGATGCGGTGCAGGCGTTCGCGAAGGAAGATCGGGGGTTGCAGATCGATCAGTTCACCGTGACCGGCGCGTCGAAGCGTGGTTGGACAGCGTGGCTGGCCGGGGCGGTGGATGATCGAGTGATGGCGCTGGCGCCGATGGTGATCGACATGCTCAACATCAACGAGCAGTTTCCGCATCAGGTTGAGTCGTGGGGCGTGTTTTCGCCGCGGATTGATGACTATACGAAGATCGATCTGGCCAATCGCATCATGACGCCGCGCGGTCAGGAACTGCGTCAGATTGTTGATCCGCATGCGTACCTCGATCGACTGACGCAGCCGAAGATGGTGCTGCTGGGTACGAACGACGGCTACTGGACGCTCGATGCGCTGAACCTTTACTGGGACGATCTGGAGGGGGAGAAATTCATCGTATACGTGCCTAATGCGGATCACGATCTGTCGATGGACTGGCAGCGCATACTTGGTGGCTTGCAGGCATTGCACCGTCACGCGGTGGGCGAGCAGGCGTTGCCGGAACTGCAATGGTCGTACGCATCTACGACGGAAGGGGTGACGTTGTCAATCGAGCCGGGCGAGTCGGTGTCGCGCGTTCGGCTGTGGTCGGCGACCGCGGATAGCCGAGACTTCCGCAAGGCACGCTGGACCAGCCGAAATCTCGCTGCGGACGATGACGGTCACTACATCGCTGAAGTGGAGACGCCAGAGCAAGGCTACCTGGCGGTCTACGCAGAGTTGACGTATCCGCGTCAGTTGCTTCCGCTGCACCTGGCGACAACCATTCGCATGTTGCCATCCGGCGATGAAGCATCGGTCGACGCGAATTGA
- a CDS encoding DUF4056 domain-containing protein, translating into MRWVILSIGLIICASTGCGGPQTPPMRMGTLPYPSPFYTTADPEDLGGHRYGGLSFNEAGRGLIYSERGGFIDLAHIRIIADWTWFYYQRLHDAIENETQQVTLPMNKGSRLDVMFHYPDDWGQLACDEQAELTHKLALRISKELAWILGAWHEIATWFGYSRFVIGSEAASAFTHDDTFSHLVALRAVGRAINDDERSYNEAMTIAIEHEMEYWQAVSPEQTQAAVEEVRGRWWERGGVKRRYLVLSLNGEPQRPWLIPDEPGEPGRLGESYMVPRLDAIDEGRYCGFYTVQIRPFILEASQIRRAAGIESGPVKPFEHFPDIMEAIRKELIERYGPDADQP; encoded by the coding sequence ATGCGGTGGGTGATTCTCTCGATCGGCCTGATCATTTGTGCAAGCACGGGCTGTGGTGGGCCGCAGACGCCGCCGATGCGCATGGGCACGTTGCCGTACCCCAGTCCGTTTTATACGACAGCCGATCCGGAGGATCTGGGCGGGCATCGCTATGGGGGGCTGAGTTTTAACGAGGCCGGCCGGGGGCTGATCTACAGCGAGCGTGGGGGCTTTATCGACCTGGCGCATATTCGGATCATCGCCGACTGGACCTGGTTTTACTATCAGCGACTGCATGACGCGATTGAAAACGAAACGCAGCAGGTGACCCTTCCGATGAACAAGGGCTCGCGGCTGGACGTGATGTTTCACTACCCGGACGACTGGGGCCAGCTTGCTTGCGATGAACAGGCGGAGCTAACGCACAAGCTTGCGCTGCGCATCAGCAAAGAGTTGGCGTGGATTCTGGGCGCGTGGCATGAAATCGCGACATGGTTCGGCTACAGCCGATTCGTGATCGGCTCGGAGGCGGCGTCGGCGTTCACGCATGACGACACATTTTCCCACCTGGTTGCATTGCGTGCGGTAGGCCGGGCGATCAACGATGATGAGCGATCGTATAACGAGGCCATGACGATTGCGATCGAGCATGAAATGGAATACTGGCAGGCGGTATCGCCGGAGCAGACGCAGGCAGCGGTCGAAGAGGTACGCGGGCGATGGTGGGAGCGTGGGGGTGTGAAGCGTCGTTACCTGGTGTTGAGTTTGAATGGCGAGCCGCAGCGTCCCTGGCTTATCCCGGATGAGCCGGGCGAGCCGGGTCGGCTTGGCGAGTCGTATATGGTTCCCCGGCTGGACGCGATCGACGAGGGGCGGTATTGCGGGTTCTATACAGTTCAGATCAGGCCGTTTATTCTGGAGGCGTCGCAGATCCGTCGGGCTGCGGGGATCGAGTCGGGGCCGGTGAAGCCGTTCGAGCATTTTCCCGACATCATGGAAGCGATTCGCAAGGAGTTGATTGAACGATATGGCCCTGACGCCGACCAACCATGA
- a CDS encoding proline dehydrogenase family protein: MKQQGEGALHVDAAGLSLEAVATAIGREMLDHMQAHQQGMMAASFWSDKMMDWATKDPAFKTQLFRFVDVFPVLGTPEAVRQHVDEYLRAPGVRMPPGLSAGLKAGALLPGTLTRTITGQIEQMARMFIAGEDAAAALPYLRKRWDEGVAFSLDLLGEACVSDVEAAVYQQRYLALIETLSEASRDWPGNTLLERDHRGPVPRVNVSLKISSLHPRIDPADHDRTIAQLLDRLEPILERAVERGVLINFDMEQHALKDLTLDLFMAAAERWPFHAGVVLQAYLRSAESDAKRLIEWTRKAERLVTVRLVKGAYWDYELAHAQQHGWPMPVWTDKRQTDACFERMTQRLIDATPREAGAPGTLLAVGSHNVRSVVAALAQLRKAGLPTEAVELQMLRGMADPIKAAAHEMGLRVREYVPIGELVPGMAYLVRRLLENTSNQSWLLGQASGKMNVEQLLAAPAPPEPDEVAINETTLNGASVHALSPRDDAVGDGEAFTNEPPRDFSVAAKREAFARAIADLDDIAPPAEVSAEEATAAVGVVRSAFDAWADRPVRERANLLIKAADLMRRDRDALSALVIRESGKPWRSADADVCEAIDFLEYYARQAVGLFDQRRLGRYIAEHNHVFHRPRGVAVVISPWNFPLAICTGMTSASLVTGNTAIVKPAEQTPRLARAMVDRLHAAGVPEDVVQLMPGRGETVGATLADDPRVALIAFTGSRQVGVELMRVAAKVTPGQHHTKRLICEMGGKNAIIVDASADPDLAVLEVRDAAFGYSGQKCSACSRVIVVGGRPSDGERFVERLIESTRALVVGDPREPSTDVGPVIDDEAAEKINAYIDIGKQEARLAYAGDVPVGLAAKVGKPFVAPHIFTEVQPEHRIAREEIFGPVLTVLQAKDIDEAIEIANASEYKLTGAIISRTPSHLAKARHRFAVGNLYLNRGSTGSLVGRQPFGGFGLSGVGEKAGGDAYLRQFVNSTVCTENALRSGFSPDVFDLLGEGESQHR; this comes from the coding sequence ATGAAGCAACAGGGGGAGGGGGCGCTGCATGTCGATGCTGCGGGGCTGTCGTTGGAGGCCGTCGCGACGGCGATCGGGCGAGAAATGCTCGATCACATGCAAGCGCATCAGCAGGGCATGATGGCGGCGTCGTTCTGGTCCGACAAAATGATGGACTGGGCGACGAAGGACCCGGCGTTCAAGACGCAGTTGTTTCGCTTTGTGGATGTGTTTCCCGTGCTTGGCACGCCGGAGGCGGTGCGCCAGCATGTGGATGAATACCTGCGGGCGCCGGGTGTACGGATGCCGCCGGGGTTGTCCGCCGGGCTGAAGGCGGGGGCACTGCTGCCGGGCACGTTGACGCGGACGATTACGGGGCAGATCGAGCAGATGGCGAGGATGTTCATCGCGGGCGAGGATGCCGCGGCGGCGCTGCCTTACTTGCGTAAGCGATGGGACGAAGGCGTTGCCTTCAGCCTGGATCTGCTGGGGGAAGCGTGCGTGAGTGATGTGGAGGCAGCGGTCTATCAGCAGCGTTACCTAGCGTTGATCGAGACGTTGTCGGAGGCGTCGCGCGATTGGCCGGGCAATACACTGCTGGAACGCGATCACCGCGGGCCGGTGCCGCGTGTGAACGTGTCGTTGAAAATTTCGTCGCTGCATCCGCGTATCGATCCGGCGGACCATGATCGCACGATCGCGCAATTGCTCGATCGGCTTGAGCCGATCCTCGAGCGGGCGGTTGAGCGTGGCGTGTTGATCAACTTCGACATGGAGCAGCATGCGCTGAAGGACCTGACGCTGGATCTTTTCATGGCCGCGGCCGAGCGTTGGCCGTTTCATGCCGGCGTAGTGTTGCAGGCATATCTGCGCTCCGCCGAGTCTGATGCGAAGCGGCTGATCGAGTGGACGCGCAAGGCCGAGCGGTTGGTGACGGTTCGGCTGGTGAAGGGGGCGTACTGGGACTACGAGCTTGCGCACGCGCAGCAGCACGGTTGGCCGATGCCAGTGTGGACCGACAAACGGCAGACGGACGCGTGCTTCGAGCGGATGACGCAGCGGTTGATTGACGCGACGCCGCGCGAGGCTGGTGCGCCAGGGACGCTGCTGGCGGTGGGTTCGCATAACGTGCGTTCGGTGGTGGCGGCGCTGGCGCAGTTGCGGAAGGCGGGCTTGCCGACGGAGGCGGTTGAGTTGCAGATGCTGCGCGGCATGGCGGACCCGATTAAGGCGGCGGCACATGAAATGGGGCTGCGCGTACGGGAATATGTGCCCATCGGCGAACTTGTTCCCGGCATGGCTTACCTGGTTCGCAGACTGCTGGAGAACACGTCGAACCAGTCGTGGCTGCTGGGCCAGGCGAGCGGGAAGATGAACGTAGAGCAGTTGCTCGCCGCGCCCGCACCGCCTGAGCCGGATGAGGTGGCGATCAATGAGACGACGCTCAACGGTGCGTCGGTGCATGCGCTGAGCCCGCGCGATGATGCGGTGGGGGATGGCGAGGCGTTTACGAACGAGCCGCCTCGCGACTTTTCGGTGGCGGCGAAACGGGAAGCGTTTGCGCGAGCGATTGCGGATTTGGACGACATCGCGCCGCCTGCGGAGGTGTCGGCCGAGGAAGCGACAGCAGCGGTGGGGGTGGTGCGGTCGGCGTTTGATGCGTGGGCCGATCGGCCGGTGCGCGAGCGCGCCAACTTGCTTATTAAGGCCGCGGACCTGATGCGTCGCGATCGCGATGCGCTGTCGGCGTTGGTCATTCGCGAGTCGGGTAAGCCGTGGCGATCCGCCGACGCGGACGTGTGCGAAGCGATCGACTTCCTCGAATATTACGCAAGGCAGGCAGTGGGGCTGTTTGATCAGCGTCGGCTGGGTCGATACATCGCCGAGCACAACCACGTTTTTCATCGTCCGCGGGGTGTGGCGGTGGTGATCAGTCCGTGGAACTTTCCGTTGGCGATCTGCACGGGCATGACGTCAGCATCACTGGTGACGGGCAACACCGCTATCGTCAAGCCGGCGGAACAGACACCTCGCCTGGCCCGCGCGATGGTCGATCGGCTGCATGCCGCCGGCGTGCCGGAAGACGTGGTGCAACTTATGCCCGGCCGGGGTGAGACGGTCGGCGCGACGCTCGCAGACGACCCGCGAGTGGCGTTGATTGCTTTTACCGGATCGAGACAGGTGGGAGTGGAGTTGATGCGCGTCGCTGCAAAAGTTACGCCGGGCCAGCATCACACTAAGCGGCTGATCTGTGAGATGGGCGGGAAGAACGCGATTATTGTTGACGCGTCGGCGGACCCGGACCTGGCTGTGCTGGAGGTGCGCGACGCGGCCTTCGGCTATAGCGGGCAAAAGTGCAGTGCGTGCAGTCGAGTGATTGTGGTGGGGGGGCGGCCGAGCGATGGCGAACGATTTGTCGAACGGCTGATCGAGTCGACGCGAGCGCTGGTGGTGGGCGACCCGCGCGAGCCGAGCACGGACGTCGGCCCGGTGATCGACGACGAAGCGGCTGAAAAGATCAACGCATACATCGACATCGGCAAGCAGGAGGCACGCCTTGCGTACGCCGGTGACGTTCCGGTGGGATTGGCGGCGAAGGTGGGCAAGCCGTTTGTCGCGCCGCATATCTTCACCGAGGTGCAGCCTGAACATCGCATTGCTCGCGAGGAGATCTTCGGCCCCGTGCTGACAGTGTTGCAGGCGAAGGATATCGACGAAGCGATCGAAATCGCCAACGCATCGGAGTACAAACTCACGGGCGCGATCATCAGCCGAACGCCCAGCCACCTGGCCAAAGCCCGGCATCGCTTTGCGGTTGGCAACCTTTACCTGAATCGGGGCAGCACGGGTTCGCTCGTTGGCAGGCAGCCGTTCGGCGGGTTCGGGCTGTCGGGGGTTGGCGAAAAGGCAGGCGGCGATGCATACCTGCGTCAGTTCGTCAATTCCACCGTGTGTACTGAAAACGCATTACGCAGCGGTTTCTCGCCAGACGTGTTCGACCTGCTGGGCGAAGGCGAATCGCAGCACCGTTGA